Proteins found in one Sorghum bicolor cultivar BTx623 chromosome 1, Sorghum_bicolor_NCBIv3, whole genome shotgun sequence genomic segment:
- the LOC8081244 gene encoding histone H1, translated as MATDVAETPAPLAEAAPEAPAEAPAAPAAEAKPAKAKKAAAPRKKTNPTHPPYAEMISEAITSLKERTGSSQYAIAKFVEDKHKDKLPPNFRKLLLVQLKKLVAAGKLTKVKNSYKLPAARAPAATKPKPKPKAAPKKPKTGAKKPKAAAKPKAKAPAKAKPAAKPKAPAKAKPAAKPKAAAAKPKAAAKPKAAAKPKAKPAAAKPKPKPKAVAAKPKPAAKKAGRPAKAAKTSAKDTPGKKAPAAKKPAAAAKKSAAKKAAPAKKSAAPARKVPARKAKK; from the exons ATGGCGACCGACGTGGCTGAGACTCCCGCGCCGTTGGCGGAGGCGGCCCCCGAGGCACCCGCGGAGGCTCCGGCGGCGCCCGCCGCCGAGGCGAAGCCGGCCAAGGCTAAGAAGGCCGCCGCGCCCAGGAAGAAGACCAACCCGACCCACCCGCCGTACGCCGAG ATGATCTCGGAGGCGATCACGTCGCTCAAGGAGAGGACGGGGTCCAGCCAGTACGCGATCGCCAAGTTCGTGGAGGACAAGCACAAGGACAAGCTCCCTCCCAACTTCCGCAAGCTCCTGCTCGTGCAGCTCAAGAAGCTCGTCGCCGCCGGCAAGCTCACCAAGGTCAAGAACTCGTACAAGCTGCCTGCCGCACGCGCCCCGGCCGCCACCAAGCCCAAGCCCAAGCCGAAGGCCGCGCCCAAGAAGCCCAAGACTGGCGCAAAGAAGCCCAAGGCCGCCGCCAAGCCCAAGGCGAAGGCACCTGCCAAGGCCAAGCCCGCCGCAAAGCCTAAGGCCCCTGCAAAGGCGAAGCCAGCTGCCAAGCCGAAAGCCGCAGCCGCCAAGCCGAAGGCTGCAGCTAAGCCCAAGGCAGCCGCTAAGCCGAAGGCCAAGCCAGCTGCCGCGAAGCCGAAGCCGAAGCCGAAGGCAGTCGCCGCCAAGCCGAAGCCTGCTGCCAAGAAGGCCGGCCGCCCCGCCAAGGCCGCCAAGACGTCGGCTAAGGACACGCCTGGGAAGAAGGCGCCGGCGGCCAAGAAGCCCGCGGCTGCCGCGAAGAAGTCGGCTGCCAAGAAGGCCGCTCCGGCGAAGAAGTCCGCTGCCCCGGCGAGGAAGGTGCCTGCCCGGAAGGCGAAGAAGTAG